The nucleotide window ACCGCTGCCGCCGACTTCTTTGTCCATTGATGATGATCGAGCCATACAACTCTGCACCCCTGAGATACAGCTCGTTTGAGCGCAGACATGATTGAATCGAGTTGATTTTCGTCCATAGCTAAATCTGTAATGACTATTAGTGTGTTCCGACGTACAGCAACTGCTGAGAAAGTGTCAGAAAAACCGCCATAATCAGTGAGAATAACATCAAAATCCAGATTTCTTGACTTTGCATAGCGCCACACTATAGCTGCTGAATTCAATCCATCAACATCTTTATCGTGGCTTATACTGAGCAAAGAGTCCAGCCTGCGTTTCTTCCGAGTTTCTTCCGAATCTTCTGGCATAAACAAAATCACCATAAAAGGGACTTCGGTTTTTGACTCGATGATTTCAGTGTATCATCCTGATATTATTTGTGCTTTTCACTCATTTCGAAATGGTTTTCTGGTCAGTCAATGCATAATAAGATTGGATGACCACCAATGGTAGACGGCGACCAAGTTTTGATGAGCGGAAATGAAGCAATCGCCAGGGGAGCAATTGAAGCGGGTATTAGATTCTGTGCATCATATCCAGGAACACCATCAACTGAAATCACCGAGTATGTTATGAACGAAAGCGATAGAAGAGGTATTCATGCAGAATGGTCCACAAATGAAAAGGTGGCTCTTGAAGCCAGTACTGCAGCAAGCTGGGCAGGACTACCAGCTCTTTGTCCGATGAAGTCATTGGGATTGAATGTCGCTGCTGATTTTCTGCTGAATGTCAACTTATCAGGAACAGGAGATGGCGGGTTAGTAATCGTGGTCTGTGATGATCCTAGAGGGCACAGTTCGAGCAATGAACAGGATTCGCGATTCTATGCAAAAGCAGCAAGCCTTCCGCTACTTGAGCCAGAATCATGTCAACAGGCAAAGGATATGATGCCCTATGCATTTGAGATTTCCAAGAAGCATGAAATCCCTGTGATACTCAGAAGCACAACCAGATTGAGCCACACTAGGGCAGTAGTGAATCTGGGAGAAATCCCGGACATCGAGGGTGCATCAGCTCATACTGTCTCTTCAAACCTCTATAATGTACCGAGACCAGACCTAAAACACAAGCAGTTGCTCGAAAAGCTTGCTGACATAAGAGAAGAGTTCGAAAAGTCGCAGTTCAATGATTTGGATAGCTCTGAAAAGAGTCTGAGGGTCCTCACATCTGGAGTAACCAACGCTTATTCAGATGAAGCGATGAGGAAATTGAATCTGGAAGATGCCGAGATACTGTCTCTAGCAACAACATTCCCACTTCCAGAGAAGTCAGTGATGAAGGCCATAGATTCTGCCCAGGATGTACTCTTTACTGAAGAGGGCCAACCATTTATTGAAGAGAATGTTGCGATTCTATTTGCTAGGAGAAGGAACCAGAGCCCACCCACGCTTTACGGAAAGAGTAACGGGCTGATTGAACGCTATGGTGAGTTGAATGTAGACAAAGTGGCTCGCGCACTATCCAGAATTACTGGTCGCGAATATCAACCTGTTGCCCGTAGTTTTGATGAAGACGCTCAACAGTCTCGAGAGCTACTGCTGGACAGACCACCAACGTTTTGCCCGGGATGCGGTCATCGGATTGTGTATTGGGCAATTAGAAAAGCAAAACAAAGATTCGGTAAGCCAGTTGTGGTTACCGGCGACATAGGCTGCTATTCAATGGGAGTTTTCTATGATTCCTCACTAGATACAATGCAATCTATGGGGTCAGGCATTGGTACCGCATCTGGATTGGGGCAGCTTGAGAGATTCGGATTTGAACAAAAAGTAATTGCGGTAGCGGGAGATTCCACATTCTTCCATGCATGCTTACCGGGCCTTGTCAATGCTAGAAACAAAAATGCAGACTTGACATTCATTATTATCGACAATAATACGACAGCCATGACTGGATTTCAACCAAGCCCCAGCTCACATACTAAGAGAGGCGAAACATTCCCCGTGGACATAGAAAGCATGGCGAGGGCTACTCTTCCGGATTACATCGATATTGGTATTGCTTCAGACATGCAAGATACAACCAATCTTATTCATGAAAGCTTGACCAGAGATGGGCTCAAAATCATAATTCTGAAGGGAGTTTGTAGACTCGCTGAAAGAGAAGAGAGCGAAACGGAAAGGCCGCAAATCTACGTTGATGCAGATAGTTGTATTGGAGAGAACTGCAGGCTTTGTATGACTCAATTCGGTTGCTTGGCTATTGGATGGAATGAAGAGGAGAATCATGCAGAAATCCAGAACCATCTATGCGTTCGATGCGGTGACTGTATTGACGTTTGTCCTCATGATGCAATACGGAGGAAATGATCCAAGTTGAAATATCATCAAAACATTCTGATAGCGGGTGTAGGCGGACAAGGCAACCTTGTTTGTGGCAAAGCGCTTGCTGAAGCATCAATAAAGGATGGTTACAGACCTGTTGTAGGTCAGATATTCGGAGCTTCAAGAAGAGGAGGGACTGTTCAGACCCATGTAAGAATAGGCAATAGCAATTTGGGTCCACTCATACCTCGTGGTGATGTAGATGTTATTCTTGGTCTTGAACCTATGGAATCCCTAAGAGCGGCAATAGAGTACGCTGGCCCCGAAACTATTGCACTTGTAAGTGAAACTCCTGTGCAAACAGTAGATTCATTGGCAGGAAGAAAATCATACCCCGAGATTGACGAGTTGCGGGCGTCACTATCAGCACTTGCAAGAAAAGTCTATTCGGTAAATCCCAAAGAGACACTCGAGAGTCTTGGAACGTACCGTGTCCAGAATTCGTATATGTTGGGAGCGCTATGCGGTATTCAAGCTGCTATCCTCAGCGAAGAATCTATCAAGAATGGACTCCTTGCGATAGTAGGCAGAAGCCAAACCAATACAAAGGCATTCGAAGAGGGGTTGAAAGCTGGAAAACGTGCATCTGGCAAATAAACGGCGAGATTGTCTGAAATCTCCAAAAATTGAATTTCAAAAAAAAATAGAATAAACTGTATTTTACTAATAGCCCTTAAAGCAGGATTGTGGGTGAAGCCTAACTTAGTATTTCTCAATCATGGGCTTGCGTTTTTCAATCTCTTCTTGCGGCATAGGATCAAGACCATGTGCATCAGCACCATGCTTCTTGATTTTCTCCACTACCGCATCTTTTGTTTCGCCGGTAACAGATGCATCACACATCCTGCAATCAAATCTATATGGCATTTTATTCACTATAGTTAATTTTGTAAAATGTCCTTAAGTAATATGGGATACCTCATCGCACTAAAGTTCGGGATAACTGGCAGCTAGAATTGATTGTCTTCTTTCTTCTGTTTAGCCATTTCTTGTGCATCCTCGTACATGAGATTCGCCAGAATGGTAAACATATCTGCGACTCCTTCTCCAGTCTTAGCACTGGTTTCCATGTAGAGGAATCCTTGGTCTTCAGCCCATTTCTTCGCTTCGTATGGATCGACCGCTCGATCAGGAAGATCTATCTTGTTTCCCACAACAAGAGCTGGGACTTTCCTTCCGATAGACTCGTATGCCTCCTCCACCCAGTTTGGAAGCTCTGCGAAGGACCTTCGTCGAGTCACGTCATAAACCAGAATGACACCAGCCGCTCCACTATAGTACATCTTTCGTACTGCTTGGAACCGGGCCTGTCCTGCTACATCCCACACTTGTAGTTTGAGACCAACTGCATGATCTTTCTCTTCGGGGTAGATATGGGTGAGTTTGACAGCGAATTGGCTACCAATCGTGGTCTTGTAATCTTTCTCGAAGCTTCCCGTTGTATACCGATTAACAAGTGCGGTCTTACCAACAGCACCGGGTCCCACAATCATGCTCTTCATCAGATACTCATAAGCATCTTCGGATTTGCCAGGTGGAAGAGGTTTGGGTTCCCTATTTCGTATATCTGTTACTAATTCGCTCTCTACTTGCTCAGGTTCCTCAGGAGCTGGCGGTTCTTCTGGCTCAGTTACTGTCTCCGTCATTGCCTTCAAATCGTCGCCACTGGGTCCTACAGGCTCAGTCTCCCCGAAAATATCATCCAACATTTTGGAAGCTGCTTCAAGTTGCTGTTTCTCACTTTCAGTATACGCCGATTCTGTTTCAGCTTCAGGCTCCGTTGTCACACTACCAAAACCTGTACCCTCCGACCTCACAGAAGAAGACGATTCAACAGGTGCTTCTTGAGGTTGAGAGGGGGTATCAAGGGTCACTTCAGGAGCAGATGCTGGAGAAGCCTTTGCTTCGCCTTCTTTTACTGAAATAGCTGTCTCAGGGGTCGTGACCTGTTTGACGTTTCCGGATTGATCAGTCCACATCAACACAATTGGGCGAATAACAACCGTTCCCTCTTCAAGTGGTCTTAAATGAACTTGAATGGATTTACATTCTTGGGAACCAAGATCGAAAGCCAACTCTTTGGGTTCTACTTCCATGTTGTCTTTGGGAAACCAATAGATTTTGCCTTTGATTCCCGAGATTGATTTTTCGGTAGCATTGGTGACTGTTACTTCTCCTTTCAGCTCTTCACCAGCAGCAGCTTCACGACTAACCTCAAAACGTGGAATTATCTCATAGAGACCTTCGAGGACCTTGAGAGGGCCGTTTGAAACTCCAACTAGGACCTCTTTGCGTTCATCTCCACCTGCGTCTCCTACACTTATGGAAAGAATCTTTCTTCCAATATCAGTCACAGCTAGCTGCTTCAATTCAGCCATGTACAGGCTATAGAAAACAATCTCTTGTGTGGCGTTGGCTACAATTATCTCGTCCATATGATCAGCATTTATCTCAGCCATCCGAATCGACAATGCGTCGACATGCTCGAGTTTGGAGAACATATCAAGCTGACTTTCTTCATTGCGATATATCCTGATAGAGCCATCATGAGTCACAACTCCGAGCTCCATCTTTCGGTCTCCAAGAATATCACCTGCTGCTAATGAGATAACAGGGCTTGGGAGATCAAGCACCGCAATTTCATCGGCTGAATTTCCTCTAATCTTGAAAACACGCAATGTTTTGTCACGATTACCAATGACTATCTCATCTATCTCATCGCCAATTACATCGCAGGTACCAATACAGAGAGGCATATCTTCGAGGGTGTAGCAAACGAGTTCTTCCAGGTGATTATCAGCACCCATCTTGAAAACTCTAAGAGTGGAATCACTTCCACCTGCTATGATTTCGTTCTTATCATCACCAGTAACATCAGTGACTTCCACAGTAGTTACGAAACGGCCAATAGGCTGTTCCGCGATAAGCTCAATTTGACCACTAGGAGCGTATCGATAAACTTGGAGTGTACCCGTTTCTCCGCCTGCACCACTTACACTTCGACCAACAACGATTTCCATTTGTCCGTCATTGTTCGCATCTTCAACGCTTATTGAGAGGATGCTCCCTTGAACAGATACCTGAGCAAGGAAGTCTAGGTGATCTGTATCGGCTTTGTATAACCGGAGAATCCCGTCTCGTCCACCAGTGCAAATCTCCGGCCTCGTTGAGCCTGTCAGATCACCTGTAGCCGAGGCACTAGTGCTAGTATCGTCTTCCACTTCAAAGAGTATCTTAGGCGAATCCAAGCTGTGTCATCCTCGTGTATTGTAAATATGCAAATGCCCGTAGTAATTCCAATGTTCGGTGCAGGGTGATATTAACAGTGCTATTCAGGTTTTTGAAGGTGAAGATACCTTTTAGACCTTTTGCGGTAATACTGTTTGAATAGAGCTGAGAAGGTATATTATTTAAACAGCTTCGAAGGGGAGAATAGTGCAGGTGGCACCGGTGTCGAAACTTGCCGTTCAGAATATCAAGAAATCATATTCGAATGACGGCTTAGAAAAAACGAAGGTCCTGGATGGCATCAGCTTTGCCATGGAGGAAGGCGAGTTTACCGCCATAGTTGGTCCATCTGGTTGTGGCAAAACGACACTCCTCAAAATCATCGCTGGTTTGCTAGAATCGGACGAGGGGCAAGTCAGAATCGATGACCATTCAGTAGGTCTCGGACATAGCAGAGTAGGTTACATTTTCCAACAAGAATCTTTGTTTCCGTGGCTGAATGTGGAACAGAATATCAGATTCGGACTAGATATTATGGGGTATTCCTCTCAAGAGATTGCTACGAGAACCGACGAAATGTTGGATCTTGTTGGGCTGGAAGGTTTAGAAAAAAACTACCCACATGAAATCTCAGGAGGTCAAGCTAGACGGGTAGAGATGGCCCGAAGCCTCATCACCAGACCAGACATTCTCGTTTCTGACGAGGCTTTTTCCAATCTGGACGCTCAAACACGTAACTATCTACAGGATGAATTCCTACGAATCTGGGAAAACACGGGTTCAAGCATACTTTTCGTTACCCACAATGTTGATGAAGCAGTCTACACCTCTGATCGTATACTCGTGCTTAGCAATATTCCATCCAAAATAATCGCTGAATTCGAGATAGATATTCCCAGACCGCGGGATAGAACCTCAAAGGAATGTATCGAATACCGTGCGGAGGTTCTTGAGATTCTAAAGGTAGAGCAACAGAAAGCCATGGCACGCCTTGAAAGATAAATTCACTCCAAGATTTTTTGTTCTATGGACTCTTCATTTGCTTCTCTGATGCGTTTTCCCTGTTTTGCTTTCCAAAGGAGGAATGGTCCAAGACAGTAAGCTCCGACAACAAGCAGAGAAAAACCGGGTATGAGGGCTACGCCTAATAGCGGAAAAAGTGTGAATAAGACAGCGAAAATCAACAAACTAACTCCAAAGAAAACAAAGATTTCATAGCGGTCTGCTGCTCTACACTCGGAAGAGCAATAGCTCTTTCTTCCAAATATAGAGTCGATTGGTTTTCCACACCACTGACATCTTCGAGTTGGGTCCCCGTATTCTCCTCTCCGGGGATACTCGCTATCGTGTGCTTCCCTCACAATTTGTTACCTTATGATGGATTTCGAATCTGTCCTATTAGATGTTTGCTACTGCCTCCATGTCTAGACAGACACATCTTGCCGCCATGCAAGCATCTTCCGTTCAGCATAGAGAAAGAGATAGCTCAAAAGGAAACCAATGAACCCAATAACAAGCATTGCCGATATGGTCTCACCAGTGCGACCTAGCTGTTGGGTAATGCTCACGAGGTACCCGAGTCCTAGCCCTCCACCTATGATTTCTGCAGCCACCAAACACATCCATCCAATCCCAAACCCAACCCGCAGGCCTGCAAGCACCTCGGGAAGGGCAGAAGGAATGATTACTCTTCTAAGGACCTGTCTCTCGGTGGCACCGAAAGTTCGGCATACGTCAAGATGAACAGAATTTGTTCGCTTTACACCCGCAGTTGTATTCAGCAAAATGGGGAAAAAAGAACCTATCCAGATTATGAAAACTTGCGCAACAAGTAAAGAAAAGGGATACTGCAGACCTTTGAACATCAAAATGGAAATCGGAATCCAAGCAATGGGAGGGATAGGACGCATAGCATCAACCACTGGTCCGAGAATAGCATCAACAGTCTTGTACCGACCGATAGCAATGCCAAGAGGTACTGCAGTACCGATTGCTAGAACGAAACCAAGTATTACTCGGAATAAGCTCCATCCTGTGTGGAGAAGAAGCGTATTTCCCTCTGTATCCCCTTCAACAATGAGTTTAATGAAAGAAGTCCCGATATCGATGAGTGTTATTTCATCAGCGATATGGCCGATAATCTGCCAAAGAACAAGAAGAATCACAGCTGGCAGTAATACCTTCAAAATGAGATCTCGGAATGAGAAGCCTCTCCATTCAAATGAGAAAGTATCAACTTCTTTATTGCCCGATGTGCTAGTCGCTACCGTTTCGCTTTCAGGCACACTCATCGCCGATTGAACCACTCGTGCATCTCTTTTTTGTCTGTCGCTTCAGATTCCAGGATCTATTCAGGATTAAGCATTCTCAATGAAGGTCATGTTGATGAAACCATCAAGAAACTGCTCGGGAGTGTCAATGTCAACAAGCTCCTGGTGAATCAGGAAATCAAGATACATACGTAGACCCGTACGATTCAGATTGTAGTCGTAGATGATACGACTAAAAGCAAGTTCCACAGCGCCTTCATCGATTCCCAACCAGTCAATTGCAATCTGTAATGCTTCAGTAGGATGCTGCACAATCCACTCCTCAGCCCTTTTATGAACTGAGATGACCTTCTGTACGATGTCAGGATTGTTCTCTAGGTAATCATTTGCTGCTGCTACTACGCAACATGGGTGATTGGGCCAGATCTCCCCTGAAAGCATCAACGGTGTGGTAGTATTCTCGTAATCAGATTGAGCTGGGAAGGGTTCCCATGCAATAAAAGCGGGGGCATCTTCGGAGAGTGATATGGCCATATCCTGAACTCGCTTTACTTGGGGGTCTATGTCGTTTATAGTCAGGTCTGAGCTATTGAGCGCTAATCGTAGAAGGAAATTCTGTACTGTTGATGGGCCAGGATGATACACGGTTTTGCCTGCCAGGTCACCAATTTCGGTTACATCTCCATTTTCATACGCAGACTTCTTCACAGTGATTGCTGATCCTTCAAGGTTCACTGCAGCTAGAATCGTGATGGCGATTTCCTGATTGATACCTACAACCATAGCGGGAGCTGCTCCAAGATAACCCATTTGGATTTGCCCACCGCCAAAACCATTCATCTCGTATGCTCCGTTCTGGTATTGTAATAGTTCTACATTGATTCCCTCTTCTGTAAACCATCCCTTTGATTGAGCAACTTTCAAAGCGAGCTGATGGAGATCCTGAGAAAGATACCCAATGCGTACCGTGTTAGGATTGGGAGTAAGTACAACGAAAATCGCAACAGATGAAACTATCAAGACTGCTACTGCTACTCCAATCGCTTTGTTTTTCTCCACTTTCTTGTTCTCCGCCTTCTTTATAGCCGAATCTGACATATGAGTATTGAGATAGGAACGCTTCAGGCGCCAGATTGATTAGTCAAGACCAGCACTACGAGTAATATGACCCTTCGGGATCGAATTCCTAGCAAGCTACGACTCAGTGATGCGCTAGTCTCAGTCGATATGGACAGTGAAGTATCAGTACACCCTACAAGCGACTATGTACTTCTAGAGATTCCCCATGACGTAGGACGAATCAGCATCTATCGAATAGCCAAAACTGCTTATAACCTCGTGAAAAACGATAATCGTATGGTAGCAATTAGGGGTTACGGATTCAAAGGAATCGGTCTCTCCGTGCGTATTGCACACAAACTCAAACAAATGGAGGAGCGCTTCTTATATCAAATGACGTTCGATACGTTTGACGCTATAGATCCCGACGAACCTGATCGACACCTTACGTCTGTCCAAATCATTGTAATGCCGCCGGAAAAACGGGAAGACTAGTTGAAGATACATGAATATGGAAAGAAACACAAGGAGATTAGGCAACGCAGGTGGATTCGTAAAGACTAAGCTATCCAAGTTAGAGCTACCTGAAGTTTGTCCCGTATGTATGGAGCAGGCAGAAGACCTGGTCCCTATAACGGCTTATGAGAGAAAAGACAGTGGCCAGTTAGCTGAACCGCCCCGTAGTGCATGGAGAACTACCAGAAAAGACATTGGTCCCTCCTTACGTTCAATGCGTGGAGCCCTGATCTTGTGGGTTCCATGCTGTGCGGCACACTGCAATGTTCGAAGCGATCGTGAGAAATATGTTGGTCTATGTGGTTTTCTTCTATTGTTGTATCCGCTCATCTACATGTGGCTAGGAATAATATATGCAATAGGAAACGAAGAATCCATTTTTCCACCCATTACAGGGTTACTCATAGTAATCGTAATTCTGATCTTCTTGGGGGTTTACAGCTTTTTTCCACGAGCACTAGAACGCTCGTTTCGAATACAGAGCATCAATAGAACTAGTGATTACGTCATACTAGGTCTTTCCAATAAAGAATACTTGGCAGCAGTAATGGAGAAGAATCAAATGTATGCAGAAAGGCTAGGCAAGAATATGAACTCAAAAGCCACATGAAGGCAAGGGCAGTGCTGTCCTTTTGTTTCATATTATTTCTTTCAATCAAACGGATAGAAAAGGCTCAAAACCTATAAATCAACCTCTGATTCATGAATGTACAAATGAGAGGGGTCGTGCATGATTGAACCCAATGTTAGAAGAATGGTATGTCTATTGCTCTTATGGCTATTTATCGTTACACCGCTATCATTGGGTGTCAAGAATAGAGCAGAAGTACAGGGAAGTAGATTGCTAGTTCCCAAACAAGAAATCGTCGTAAGCAGCCCCGTTACCATCTCAGGTAATGACGATTTTGAGATTCAAGGCTGGGCTGGAAGTGGTACTGAAGAGGACCCCTATGTTATTGCAGATTTGAACATCAGAGGTGCAGCAGAATGTATAATCGTTGAAAATACAGACGTGTATTTTGTCATCCGCAATTGTTCTGTAGAAGCAAATAACATTGATGATGCAGTTGGGATTCTTCTGACAGGGGTAAAGAACGCCATAGTGGATGGCTGCTCTGCAAGTGATGCAGAATGGGGAATCCGCCTTGAAAATTGCTCAAATTGCGAAGTTGTCAACTGCAGGGTATACAACAACAATATAGGGGTGGTATTTCAAGGCGTGTTCAATTCCACGTTGCGTGATACTGCGACTCATGGATGTAATTTTGGGGTTGCTGCTCAAGAGACAGAAAACTGTGAGTTCCAGTCTAACCGGATATTTGGAAACAAAGTAGTTGGCATCTCATTGGGAGAATCCACTAATCGATGCATAGTTTTTGGGAACTCGATAGGATGGAATGACGCATGGTCGGTTTCGGATGACGCGCGCGACAATGGATATGAGAATCAATGGAATGAAAGCACTCAAGGAAACGAATGGCACGCCTACAACGATACAGAAACATATTCCATTGCAGGAAATGCGAGTTCAGTTGACTATTATCCAACATTGTTAGTAGATACAGACCCACCACAGGTAAATTCTCCAGACGATATTTCATTTGAGCATGGTGCAGTGGGTTTTGCAGTAAACTGGTCGTTCTCAGACGAATATCCGCGGCTGATAGAGATTATCACAGACAACGCAACGGTAAGAACTATTGATTGGCATGAGGATAGTGTTTCGTATAGTGTTAATCATCTACCTCATGGGGTCCATAACTGTACTATTAGATTGACTGACTGGGCGGGAAATCAAGTGAGTGATACTGTTCGGGTGATTGTTATGTACAGTATTTTTGGCGGCCTAGGAACACCCTATGTACTGATTTCCTCTATACTAAGCGTGCTTGCTGTTGCAGCAGTTATCGTTGTCATGATAAAGACACGAGGATAACGGATTATGTTCTCGTAACGTATTGGACAGAGCAAGTTCGCAGTCTCGACATATCTAAATACTGGCCTTACTATATCATTGAGCCATGTCACGCGTGGTGGTCCTCGGCGGATGTGGTACTGTAGGTAGTATTGCTGTTGAAACACTTGCTTCCTACGAAGACATTTCGAGTATTGTTATAGCAGACATACGAGAAGATGCCGCAAAGAAACGGGCTGAGTCTGTAGATGCGGAACTTTGCTTGCCTCGAAGAGTGGATGTCACAGTAAGAGAGAGTTTAGACGAAGCAATTCAAGATGCTGATGTGGTCCTTAATACATGTGGGCCATTCTATCGATTCGGTCCCACTATTCTTAGCAGAGTAATTGATGCAGGAATCGACTACGTTGATGTATGTGATGATTTTGACGCGACAAGGAAACTCTTGGATATGGATGATGACGCGAAAAAGGTAGGCATATCAGCACTTACAGGCATGGGGAGTTCACCAGGCATAGCTAACCTGCTGGCAAAATTCTGCGCGGATCATATGCTTGACTCCGTAGACTCAATCGATATTTATCATGCGCATGGTGGTGAACCCAACGAAGGAAGGGCTGTTGTGGCTCACCGAATTCACAGTATGCAGGCAGACATTCCAATGTATCTGAATGGCAAATTCACCACTGTGAGATATTTTGGCGAGGATGGCAAAGCGCTAGAAGAGGACGTAGATTACAAACTGGTCGGTACTCACAGATCTTATCCGTATCCGCATCCCGAAAC belongs to Candidatus Lokiarchaeota archaeon and includes:
- a CDS encoding GTP-binding protein; this translates as MDSPKILFEVEDDTSTSASATGDLTGSTRPEICTGGRDGILRLYKADTDHLDFLAQVSVQGSILSISVEDANNDGQMEIVVGRSVSGAGGETGTLQVYRYAPSGQIELIAEQPIGRFVTTVEVTDVTGDDKNEIIAGGSDSTLRVFKMGADNHLEELVCYTLEDMPLCIGTCDVIGDEIDEIVIGNRDKTLRVFKIRGNSADEIAVLDLPSPVISLAAGDILGDRKMELGVVTHDGSIRIYRNEESQLDMFSKLEHVDALSIRMAEINADHMDEIIVANATQEIVFYSLYMAELKQLAVTDIGRKILSISVGDAGGDERKEVLVGVSNGPLKVLEGLYEIIPRFEVSREAAAGEELKGEVTVTNATEKSISGIKGKIYWFPKDNMEVEPKELAFDLGSQECKSIQVHLRPLEEGTVVIRPIVLMWTDQSGNVKQVTTPETAISVKEGEAKASPASAPEVTLDTPSQPQEAPVESSSSVRSEGTGFGSVTTEPEAETESAYTESEKQQLEAASKMLDDIFGETEPVGPSGDDLKAMTETVTEPEEPPAPEEPEQVESELVTDIRNREPKPLPPGKSEDAYEYLMKSMIVGPGAVGKTALVNRYTTGSFEKDYKTTIGSQFAVKLTHIYPEEKDHAVGLKLQVWDVAGQARFQAVRKMYYSGAAGVILVYDVTRRRSFAELPNWVEEAYESIGRKVPALVVGNKIDLPDRAVDPYEAKKWAEDQGFLYMETSAKTGEGVADMFTILANLMYEDAQEMAKQKKEDNQF
- a CDS encoding indolepyruvate ferredoxin oxidoreductase, giving the protein MVDGDQVLMSGNEAIARGAIEAGIRFCASYPGTPSTEITEYVMNESDRRGIHAEWSTNEKVALEASTAASWAGLPALCPMKSLGLNVAADFLLNVNLSGTGDGGLVIVVCDDPRGHSSSNEQDSRFYAKAASLPLLEPESCQQAKDMMPYAFEISKKHEIPVILRSTTRLSHTRAVVNLGEIPDIEGASAHTVSSNLYNVPRPDLKHKQLLEKLADIREEFEKSQFNDLDSSEKSLRVLTSGVTNAYSDEAMRKLNLEDAEILSLATTFPLPEKSVMKAIDSAQDVLFTEEGQPFIEENVAILFARRRNQSPPTLYGKSNGLIERYGELNVDKVARALSRITGREYQPVARSFDEDAQQSRELLLDRPPTFCPGCGHRIVYWAIRKAKQRFGKPVVVTGDIGCYSMGVFYDSSLDTMQSMGSGIGTASGLGQLERFGFEQKVIAVAGDSTFFHACLPGLVNARNKNADLTFIIIDNNTTAMTGFQPSPSSHTKRGETFPVDIESMARATLPDYIDIGIASDMQDTTNLIHESLTRDGLKIIILKGVCRLAEREESETERPQIYVDADSCIGENCRLCMTQFGCLAIGWNEEENHAEIQNHLCVRCGDCIDVCPHDAIRRK
- a CDS encoding ATP-binding cassette domain-containing protein; the encoded protein is MAPVSKLAVQNIKKSYSNDGLEKTKVLDGISFAMEEGEFTAIVGPSGCGKTTLLKIIAGLLESDEGQVRIDDHSVGLGHSRVGYIFQQESLFPWLNVEQNIRFGLDIMGYSSQEIATRTDEMLDLVGLEGLEKNYPHEISGGQARRVEMARSLITRPDILVSDEAFSNLDAQTRNYLQDEFLRIWENTGSSILFVTHNVDEAVYTSDRILVLSNIPSKIIAEFEIDIPRPRDRTSKECIEYRAEVLEILKVEQQKAMARLER
- a CDS encoding ABC transporter permease subunit; amino-acid sequence: MVQSAMSVPESETVATSTSGNKEVDTFSFEWRGFSFRDLILKVLLPAVILLVLWQIIGHIADEITLIDIGTSFIKLIVEGDTEGNTLLLHTGWSLFRVILGFVLAIGTAVPLGIAIGRYKTVDAILGPVVDAMRPIPPIAWIPISILMFKGLQYPFSLLVAQVFIIWIGSFFPILLNTTAGVKRTNSVHLDVCRTFGATERQVLRRVIIPSALPEVLAGLRVGFGIGWMCLVAAEIIGGGLGLGYLVSITQQLGRTGETISAMLVIGFIGFLLSYLFLYAERKMLAWRQDVSV
- a CDS encoding DUF1059 domain-containing protein gives rise to the protein MPYRFDCRMCDASVTGETKDAVVEKIKKHGADAHGLDPMPQEEIEKRKPMIEKY
- a CDS encoding saccharopine dehydrogenase, whose protein sequence is MSRVVVLGGCGTVGSIAVETLASYEDISSIVIADIREDAAKKRAESVDAELCLPRRVDVTVRESLDEAIQDADVVLNTCGPFYRFGPTILSRVIDAGIDYVDVCDDFDATRKLLDMDDDAKKVGISALTGMGSSPGIANLLAKFCADHMLDSVDSIDIYHAHGGEPNEGRAVVAHRIHSMQADIPMYLNGKFTTVRYFGEDGKALEEDVDYKLVGTHRSYPYPHPETITLPQWIECNRVTNLGCVLPDEYYDLIRGVVRLGITEETPIEVSGVEVEPFEFAMSYILDQREKILQKTNFGEQRGCLKITMKGTMEGKTHRFDFSLASKGQSMGEGTGIPAALGVILMLRGKIQKKGVLPPEGCVNPLDFLGLMQEQLKMEKVGGEGSPLIIESTDHEGNTEEISL